The following is a genomic window from uncultured Propionivibrio sp..
GTATTGCAGCAATCAATCCGCTGGTCACCAAGGTTCTCAATGGATTCACACGTTTCTTTTCCATCTTTATCTCCTGTGTAATTTATTGCCAAATTCACGACCCGTCAGTATCTGTCTTTACCATCCGACCCTTATCGAGCCGTAAACGCCAAAGATCTGCCTGATTCGCCCTCTTGATGGTTGCAACTTTCAATGAAACCCGTGCCGCACAGCTGCATGATCTGAAATATTGCATATGAGATCTGTGATCACACTCGGTCACATGGCAAATTTATACCCCGAAATTTTGCATGTCAACAATTTCGTGAGCAATTCCCCCTCCCGGTGCGGGCCTTAGTGGCATCTCTCTGCGATTGAATGTCAACTTATTGATGTCGCCTCAGGGCGAATCGCTCGCTTAAAAAATAGTTGCCAAGATCCAGAAGTCTGCGAGCCGGCAGTTTTTTGGACACTGCCTTTTCAAGAGGCCGAAAGAAAGTTGACAAGCCGCTAAGAGGCGAATACATTTCTAGTGTGATCACAGATCACTCATAAAAGATTAATGATTTCTGTTCTGCAAATTTGTTCCATAAGCTTTTCAGAACATCGACGAAAAATTCAATGGCCGCACTTCCTTGAATAGTGCCTGGCGACTTTACGGATACGGAGACCAATGAAATGAACGCAAATGAAGTAGTTGTTGTAAGCGGGGTACGTACCGCGGTTGGTACGATGGGAGGTTCGTTGAAGGACTATCACCAGCATGACCTCGGAGGAAAGGTCATTGAAGAAGCTGTTCGTCGTGGAGGACTGTCCCCCGAACTCATTGATGAGGTGATCGTTGGCAACGTCGGCCAGATCGCTGAAAGTGGCTTCATTGCCCGGGTTTGCATGCTTAAGGCTGGACTTCCCTTGGAAACCACAGCCTATTCGGTGAACCGACAATGTGGGTCTGGTCTGCAGGCAATAAATTCGGCAGTACAGGCAATTCAGGCCGACGAGGCAGAGATTGTCGTTGCCTGCGGTACAGAAAACATGAACATGCTGCCGCACTATATTCGGAAGCATCGTTTTGGCAATAAGTTCGGACATGAAACACTTGAGGATGGTTTGCTTTCCATCCTCACATGGCCGATGGGCGGGTATCCAAACGGCGTCACCGCGGAAAACGTCGCCAGCCAGTTCAATATCTCTCGCAAAGATCAGGACGAATTCACGCTTTCTAGTCAAAAGAAGGCTGAAGATGCAATCAAAGCAGGGCGTTTTGTCGACGAAATTTTGCCTTTGGAAATCCGACAGGGAAAGGAGACCAAGTTGTTCTCCCAAGACGAACATCCCCGTTTCGGAATTACGATGGACAATCTCGCGCGCATGAAACCGGCCTTCAAAGAAGGCGGTTCGGTAACCGCAGCGAATTCCTCCGGCATCAACGACGGCGCGGCCGCTGTAGTTCTTATGAGTCGCCGACGGGCCGATGCCCTTGGCATCAAACCCCTCATGCGAATTGTGAGTCAGGCCGTAGTGGGGAACCACCCAGACATCATGGGGTTTGCGCCTGCCCCGGCTACCCGAAAAGCTGTCGAAAAGGCAGGCCTTTCGTTGGCCGACATTGATCTCTTTGAGATCAATGAAGCGTTCGCCTCTCAAGCGGTTGCGGTTGTCCGTGATTTAGGTCTCCCCGATGACAAGGTGAACGTCAACGGAGGCGCTGTTGCGCTCGGTCACCCAGTAGGGGCCAGCGGCACGATCCTCACGGTTCGTTTGATGTACGAACTCAAGCGCCGACAAGCACGCTACGGCGTGGTGGCCATGTGTATCGGCGGAGGCCAAGGTATTGCCACCGTCTTCGAAAACCTTCAAATGTGAG
Proteins encoded in this region:
- a CDS encoding thiolase family protein, whose translation is MNANEVVVVSGVRTAVGTMGGSLKDYHQHDLGGKVIEEAVRRGGLSPELIDEVIVGNVGQIAESGFIARVCMLKAGLPLETTAYSVNRQCGSGLQAINSAVQAIQADEAEIVVACGTENMNMLPHYIRKHRFGNKFGHETLEDGLLSILTWPMGGYPNGVTAENVASQFNISRKDQDEFTLSSQKKAEDAIKAGRFVDEILPLEIRQGKETKLFSQDEHPRFGITMDNLARMKPAFKEGGSVTAANSSGINDGAAAVVLMSRRRADALGIKPLMRIVSQAVVGNHPDIMGFAPAPATRKAVEKAGLSLADIDLFEINEAFASQAVAVVRDLGLPDDKVNVNGGAVALGHPVGASGTILTVRLMYELKRRQARYGVVAMCIGGGQGIATVFENLQM